The Tenacibaculum jejuense genome includes a window with the following:
- the argH gene encoding argininosuccinate lyase, with amino-acid sequence MKLWKKQFNLDKAIENFTVGNDREIDIHIAKYDVIASKAHAKMLASVDIISNEEAENLIKELDHLLLQIENNQFNIENDFEDVHSKIEYELTKKLGDTGKKIHTARSRNDQVLVALQLYYKNELQVIINKVKTLFNTLIQLAEIHQEKLLPGYTHLQVAMPSSFGLWFSAYAETLIDDVDLLKATLKIVDQNPLGSAAGYGSSFPIDRSFTTKELEFSTLKYNVVAAQMARGKNERILSSSLGNLANTLSKFSMDICLYMSQNFGFISFPDELTTGSSIMPHKKNPDVFELIRGKCNQIQAIQTEMLLITNNLPSGYHRDFQLLKENTIKAIENTKTILDIFNYSIQQIIVKDVNINDEKYKYLFTVDNINSLVTEGMPFREAYLKISNEVENKTYFPDTSKKHTHIGSIDNLSLEEIKGKIG; translated from the coding sequence ATGAAACTCTGGAAAAAACAATTCAATTTAGATAAAGCCATAGAAAATTTCACTGTTGGTAACGATAGAGAAATTGATATACATATAGCAAAATACGACGTGATTGCTTCAAAAGCACACGCAAAAATGTTAGCTTCTGTAGATATTATTTCAAATGAAGAAGCTGAAAATTTAATTAAAGAATTAGATCATTTACTTCTACAAATAGAAAACAATCAATTTAATATTGAAAATGATTTTGAAGATGTACATTCAAAAATAGAATATGAACTCACCAAAAAACTAGGCGATACTGGAAAAAAAATTCATACTGCAAGATCAAGAAACGATCAGGTTTTAGTGGCTTTACAACTCTATTATAAAAATGAATTACAAGTAATTATTAACAAGGTAAAAACGTTGTTTAATACTCTAATTCAGTTAGCAGAAATACACCAAGAAAAATTATTACCAGGATACACACACTTACAAGTAGCAATGCCTTCTTCATTCGGATTATGGTTTTCTGCCTATGCTGAAACTTTAATTGATGATGTAGATTTATTAAAGGCTACATTAAAAATTGTGGATCAAAATCCGTTAGGTTCAGCAGCTGGTTACGGTAGTTCCTTTCCTATTGATAGAAGCTTTACAACAAAAGAACTTGAATTTTCAACTCTAAAATATAATGTAGTGGCTGCACAAATGGCTAGAGGAAAGAATGAAAGAATATTATCTAGTTCATTAGGGAATTTAGCCAATACATTAAGTAAATTCTCTATGGATATTTGCTTGTATATGAGTCAGAATTTTGGTTTTATTTCTTTTCCTGATGAATTAACGACTGGAAGTAGTATTATGCCTCACAAAAAAAATCCTGATGTATTTGAACTTATCAGAGGAAAGTGCAATCAAATTCAAGCCATTCAAACCGAAATGCTTTTAATTACCAATAATTTACCTAGTGGATATCATAGAGATTTTCAATTATTAAAAGAAAACACCATCAAAGCAATTGAAAATACAAAGACTATTCTAGATATTTTTAATTACAGCATTCAACAAATCATTGTAAAAGATGTAAATATTAACGATGAAAAATATAAATATCTTTTTACAGTAGACAATATTAATAGCTTGGTTACAGAAGGTATGCCTTTTAGAGAAGCGTATTTAAAAATTAGTAATGAGGTAGAAAATAAAACCTACTTTCCCGACACTTCAAAAAAACATACACATATTGGAAGTATTGATAATTTGAGCTTAGAGGAAATTAAAGGAAAAATCGGATAA
- the argG gene encoding argininosuccinate synthase — MKKLVLAYSGGLDTSYCAVHLTKDENFEVHAVSVNTGGFTKEEIHDIESKAYQLGVKTYKNIDAVHNYYEKVIKHLIYGNVLKNNTYPLSVSAERIVQAIEIINYAKSIGAEYIAHGSTGAGNDQVRFDLIFNTLAPNIKIITPIRDKKLSRQEEIAYLQSHGVDLSWSKAKYSVNKGLWGTSVGGDETLTSHLALPEEAYPSQLQETKATDIKISFVKGEPVAINGEKDTSGVIIEKLNNIASKYAIGRDIHVGDTILGIKGRVGFEAAAALLIIKAHHLLEKHTLTKWQLQHKDYVANWYGNHLHEGLYLDPVMRDLEAMLSSSQQQVTGDVFLTLKPYHFTVNGISSDNDLLQSKFGSYGEMNNAWTAEDAKGFINIYGNQTKIYQNTNNDD; from the coding sequence ATGAAAAAATTAGTTTTAGCATATAGCGGCGGTTTAGACACTTCTTATTGTGCAGTACACTTAACAAAGGATGAAAATTTTGAAGTTCATGCTGTTAGTGTAAATACAGGTGGATTTACCAAAGAAGAAATACATGATATTGAAAGTAAAGCATATCAATTAGGTGTAAAAACCTATAAAAATATAGATGCAGTCCACAATTACTACGAAAAAGTAATTAAACACTTAATCTACGGAAATGTATTAAAAAACAATACATATCCATTGTCTGTAAGTGCAGAAAGAATTGTACAAGCCATAGAAATTATTAATTATGCAAAATCCATTGGAGCAGAATATATTGCACACGGTAGTACAGGAGCGGGAAACGATCAAGTACGTTTCGATTTAATCTTTAACACACTGGCTCCTAATATTAAAATTATTACTCCAATTAGAGATAAAAAGTTAAGCAGACAAGAAGAAATTGCTTATCTACAAAGTCACGGTGTAGATCTATCCTGGAGTAAAGCTAAATATTCTGTAAACAAAGGTTTATGGGGAACTAGTGTTGGTGGTGATGAAACATTAACCTCTCACCTAGCCTTACCCGAAGAAGCATATCCTTCTCAGCTACAAGAAACAAAAGCTACAGATATTAAAATTTCCTTTGTAAAAGGAGAACCTGTAGCAATTAACGGCGAGAAAGATACTTCCGGAGTTATCATTGAAAAACTAAACAATATCGCATCTAAATATGCTATTGGTAGAGATATTCATGTTGGTGACACTATTCTTGGTATTAAAGGAAGAGTTGGATTTGAAGCTGCTGCTGCTTTATTAATTATTAAAGCACATCACTTATTAGAAAAACATACATTAACCAAATGGCAATTACAGCATAAAGATTATGTAGCTAATTGGTACGGAAATCACTTACATGAAGGTTTATATCTCGATCCTGTGATGAGAGATTTAGAAGCTATGTTAAGTAGTAGTCAACAACAAGTAACTGGCGATGTGTTTTTAACTTTAAAACCTTACCATTTTACTGTAAACGGAATTTCTTCGGATAACGATTTGTTACAATCAAAATTTGGTAGTTATGGTGAAATGAATAACGCTTGGACTGCAGAAGATGCTAAAGGTTTCATCAACATTTACGGAAATCAAACTAAAATCTATCAAAATACCAACAATGATGATTAA
- a CDS encoding DUF2141 domain-containing protein, with protein MKFLSTFLLVLLTLTNTTAQESKQKITVTVVNVNSNQGTVKFALSDKKNFLTGEPIQAKEGKIENGKSVVVFENVPAGEYAIACYHDKNSNNRMDFQPGGMPMEDYGASNNVMNFGPPRYEDAKFIITNKDVSLDIKF; from the coding sequence ATGAAATTTTTAAGTACCTTTTTATTAGTATTACTAACATTAACTAATACTACAGCTCAAGAATCTAAGCAAAAAATAACAGTTACCGTGGTTAATGTAAATTCTAACCAAGGAACAGTAAAGTTTGCGCTTTCAGATAAAAAAAACTTTTTAACAGGAGAACCAATTCAAGCTAAAGAAGGTAAAATAGAAAATGGAAAATCTGTAGTTGTATTTGAAAATGTTCCGGCAGGAGAATATGCAATTGCTTGTTATCATGATAAAAATAGTAATAACAGAATGGATTTTCAGCCTGGTGGTATGCCAATGGAAGATTATGGAGCATCAAATAATGTAATGAATTTTGGACCTCCAAGGTATGAAGATGCAAAGTTTATCATTACCAACAAAGATGTATCTTTAGATATTAAATTTTAA
- a CDS encoding M20 family metallo-hydrolase, translating to MYNVSTIMTQKELTYSAIDLLKKLIEIPSFSSKEDKTAEALAYWCTIHSIDYKRTNNNIWAVNKYFDESKPTILLNSHHDTVYPNNGYTKDPHKAIVEDGKLYGLGSNDAGGCLVSLLATFTHFYHQENLNYNLVFVGSAEEESSGPNGLNSMLSIIPKIDVAIVGEPTLMQLAIAEKGLIVFDAKVNGTPSHAAHPNNDNPIYNTIEVLEWFKNYTFDKTSEVLGDVKMTVTQINAGKQHNAVPSAVDLVVDVRVNDKYTNQEIADILNEEAPCEIVPRSLRLNSSSIDKNHELIQAGIALGRETYGSPTLSDQSVLSCQSVKLGPGDSRRSHTADEFIYIDEIKEGIDIYIKILSSIISEQ from the coding sequence ATGTACAACGTTTCAACAATAATGACACAAAAAGAACTTACCTATAGCGCTATCGATCTCTTAAAAAAACTTATAGAGATTCCATCGTTTTCTTCAAAAGAAGATAAAACTGCGGAAGCTTTAGCCTATTGGTGTACGATTCATAGTATTGATTATAAGAGAACAAATAACAATATCTGGGCGGTCAATAAATATTTTGATGAAAGTAAACCAACTATTTTACTAAACTCTCATCATGATACTGTTTATCCAAATAACGGATACACAAAAGATCCACATAAAGCCATTGTAGAAGATGGAAAACTATATGGTTTAGGAAGTAACGATGCCGGAGGATGTTTGGTTTCTTTATTAGCAACATTTACTCATTTTTATCATCAAGAAAATTTAAACTATAATTTGGTTTTTGTTGGTTCTGCCGAAGAAGAAAGTAGTGGTCCGAACGGATTAAATAGTATGTTATCTATAATTCCTAAAATTGACGTAGCTATTGTTGGAGAACCAACATTAATGCAATTAGCTATTGCTGAAAAAGGATTGATTGTTTTTGATGCTAAAGTCAACGGAACACCGAGTCACGCCGCTCATCCAAATAATGATAATCCGATTTACAATACCATAGAAGTTTTAGAATGGTTTAAAAACTACACATTTGATAAAACTTCGGAAGTTTTAGGTGATGTAAAAATGACAGTCACACAAATTAATGCAGGAAAACAACATAATGCAGTTCCATCTGCAGTAGATTTAGTAGTAGATGTTCGTGTAAATGACAAGTATACAAATCAAGAAATTGCCGATATTTTAAATGAAGAAGCTCCATGTGAAATTGTGCCGAGAAGTTTACGATTGAATTCTTCTTCTATTGATAAAAATCATGAATTAATTCAAGCTGGTATAGCTTTAGGTAGAGAAACTTATGGTTCTCCTACCCTATCAGATCAATCAGTTTTAAGTTGTCAATCTGTAAAATTAGGCCCTGGTGATAGTAGACGTTCTCATACCGCAGATGAATTCATTTACATTGATGAAATTAAAGAAGGAATTGATATTTATATTAAAATACTTTCTTCAATTATCAGTGAACAGTGA
- a CDS encoding aspartate aminotransferase family protein — MSLFNVYPLFDITPVKAKDVYVYDENGTQYLDLYGGHAVISIGHSHPTYVEKLQQQLANIGFYSNSIQNPLQQQLAEKLTAISGCKFYELFLCNSGAEANENAIKLASFHTQRHKVVAFKNAFHGRTSAAVAATDNPKIVAPINAQQAVEFVDFGDIEALTNILAKGDVCAVITEIIQGVGGLDEASTEFYKTVEKLCKQFGTLFIADEVQSGFGRTGDFFAFQKHEIEPDIISIAKGMGNGFPVGGILIHPKIKASFGLLGTTFGGNHLACTAALAVIETIQQEKLLDNVEEISTYFIDKVSQISGIKTIKGRGLMLGLEFDFPIAELRKELIYNHQIFTGSSKNPNLLRILPSLTVKKEHVDVFINALTKALELKKV; from the coding sequence ATGAGTTTATTTAACGTTTATCCATTATTCGATATTACTCCTGTAAAAGCTAAAGATGTATATGTGTATGATGAAAATGGCACACAATACTTAGACTTATACGGAGGACATGCAGTGATTTCCATTGGTCATTCTCATCCTACTTATGTAGAAAAATTACAACAACAACTAGCAAATATTGGATTTTATAGTAATTCTATTCAAAATCCGTTACAACAACAACTAGCTGAAAAATTAACAGCAATATCTGGGTGCAAATTTTATGAGTTATTTCTATGTAATTCTGGAGCAGAAGCTAATGAAAATGCAATAAAACTAGCTTCTTTCCATACGCAAAGGCACAAAGTTGTAGCTTTTAAAAATGCATTTCATGGTAGAACTTCAGCAGCTGTAGCTGCAACAGATAATCCTAAGATTGTTGCTCCAATTAACGCACAACAAGCCGTAGAGTTTGTCGATTTTGGAGATATCGAAGCTTTAACTAATATTTTAGCTAAAGGAGATGTTTGTGCAGTAATTACAGAAATTATTCAAGGAGTTGGTGGTTTAGATGAAGCATCAACAGAGTTTTACAAAACTGTAGAAAAACTTTGTAAACAATTCGGAACCTTATTTATTGCTGATGAAGTTCAATCCGGTTTTGGAAGGACTGGTGATTTCTTTGCTTTTCAAAAACATGAAATAGAACCAGATATTATTTCAATTGCTAAAGGAATGGGAAATGGCTTTCCTGTTGGAGGAATTTTAATTCATCCGAAAATTAAAGCATCATTTGGTCTATTAGGAACCACATTTGGCGGAAATCATTTGGCCTGTACTGCTGCATTAGCAGTTATAGAAACGATTCAACAAGAAAAATTATTAGATAATGTTGAAGAAATTTCGACCTATTTTATCGATAAAGTATCACAAATTTCAGGAATAAAAACAATTAAGGGACGGGGATTAATGCTTGGTTTAGAATTTGACTTCCCAATTGCAGAATTACGTAAAGAATTGATTTATAATCATCAGATTTTTACAGGAAGTTCTAAAAACCCGAACTTACTACGTATTCTTCCTTCATTAACGGTTAAGAAAGAACATGTAGATGTTTTTATCAATGCATTAACAAAAGCATTAGAGTTAAAAAAAGTATAA
- the proC gene encoding pyrroline-5-carboxylate reductase, which translates to MKIAIIGTGNLGKSIAKGLIKSQNFNSLYLTKRNVSELNDLPKHENIIITSNNSEAIQNSDVLIFAVQPKQLEEILFQSKKYINKEQLVISTITGFSIEKIEHILGQGFSIIRAMPNTAIAVEKSMTCISANTNDSSKITIAESIFNQLGNSMIIPENLMQAATVVCASGIAFWMRLIRATTQAAIQLGFDAKEAQELAMFTSEGAANLLIQSGNHPEQEIDKVTTPKGCTIEGLNEMEHKGLSSSLIQGMVASFNKINTIKKEQI; encoded by the coding sequence ATGAAAATAGCCATCATAGGAACAGGAAACTTAGGAAAATCAATAGCTAAAGGATTGATAAAAAGTCAGAACTTTAATTCACTGTATTTAACTAAAAGAAACGTAAGTGAATTAAACGATTTACCGAAACATGAGAACATTATTATTACAAGTAATAATAGTGAAGCAATTCAAAATTCTGATGTTTTAATTTTTGCAGTTCAACCAAAGCAATTGGAAGAAATCTTGTTTCAATCTAAAAAATATATCAATAAAGAACAACTTGTAATCTCAACAATTACTGGTTTTTCCATAGAAAAAATTGAACATATTTTAGGTCAGGGTTTTTCAATTATAAGAGCAATGCCTAATACAGCTATTGCTGTAGAAAAATCAATGACTTGCATTTCCGCTAATACTAATGATTCTAGTAAAATTACTATTGCTGAATCTATTTTTAATCAACTTGGAAATAGCATGATTATTCCTGAAAACTTAATGCAAGCTGCAACTGTGGTATGTGCAAGTGGAATTGCTTTTTGGATGCGTTTAATTCGTGCTACAACACAAGCTGCTATTCAATTAGGTTTTGATGCGAAAGAAGCACAGGAATTAGCGATGTTTACAAGTGAAGGAGCTGCTAACTTATTAATTCAATCTGGAAATCATCCGGAACAAGAGATAGATAAAGTAACTACACCGAAAGGATGTACAATTGAAGGTTTAAATGAAATGGAACACAAAGGTTTAAGTTCTTCTTTAATTCAGGGAATGGTTGCTTCTTTCAATAAAATTAACACTATTAAAAAAGAACAAATATGA
- the argB gene encoding acetylglutamate kinase: MQELKIIKIGGNVINNEKLLSDFLDDFAKLESPKILVHGGGRAASELSVKMGINPKMINGRRITDTDTLEIITMVYGGKINKNIVAQLQARKCNSIGFSGADGNTIVSVKRPVTTIDYGFVGDVVEINTETSRILLDHKISPIFCAITHDENGQLLNTNADTIAAELAIALSKSYKVALYYCFEKNGVLTDITDDDSVVEKINEKIFEDLKREEIINEGMLPKIHNCLQAIKRGVNSVHIGNNAMPFNTNVKCTTFQQ, encoded by the coding sequence ATGCAAGAATTAAAGATTATAAAAATTGGAGGAAACGTAATTAATAATGAAAAATTATTGAGTGATTTCCTTGATGATTTTGCCAAACTTGAATCGCCAAAAATTTTAGTTCATGGAGGTGGAAGAGCTGCTTCAGAATTATCTGTAAAAATGGGAATCAACCCTAAAATGATTAATGGACGTAGAATTACTGATACTGATACTTTAGAAATTATAACCATGGTTTACGGTGGAAAAATCAACAAAAATATTGTTGCACAATTACAAGCTAGAAAATGTAATAGTATTGGTTTTTCTGGTGCAGATGGCAATACTATTGTTTCTGTAAAAAGACCTGTAACTACTATAGATTATGGTTTTGTTGGTGATGTTGTTGAAATAAATACTGAAACTTCACGGATTTTACTAGACCATAAAATTAGTCCGATTTTCTGTGCCATTACACACGATGAAAACGGACAGTTACTAAACACAAATGCAGATACTATTGCTGCTGAACTAGCAATAGCATTATCTAAATCATATAAAGTTGCGCTTTATTACTGTTTTGAAAAAAATGGTGTATTAACAGATATTACAGATGATGATTCCGTAGTTGAAAAGATTAATGAAAAGATATTTGAAGATTTAAAGCGTGAAGAAATAATTAATGAAGGTATGCTTCCTAAAATACATAACTGTTTACAAGCAATTAAAAGAGGTGTAAACAGTGTTCATATAGGAAATAACGCAATGCCTTTTAACACGAATGTAAAATGTACAACGTTTCAACAATAA
- a CDS encoding Rossmann-fold NAD(P)-binding domain-containing protein, which yields MKKYTEINDIKNIPQTITEAIALKKAPFEHKSLGKNKTLVMLFFNASLRTRLSTEKAAKNLGMDVICLQISNSWNLEFEDGTVMNLSTSEHIKEAAKVIAQYADIIAVRAFPTLKDKELDYAEVIMNSFSKYADVPVVNLESSTAHPLQALADAITINEFNSDAIPNVVLSWAPHPKALPQSVANSFVNMMQKLPVNLTITHPEGYELSTEITKDTQVSYDQEEALKNADFVYVKNWSSYTDYGQILSQDSDWMITQHKLNNAKFMHCLPVRRNVVVEDAVLDSDNSLVINQANNRTYAAQVVLKNILENL from the coding sequence ATGAAAAAATATACTGAAATCAATGATATTAAAAATATACCCCAAACAATAACAGAAGCAATAGCATTAAAAAAAGCACCTTTTGAACATAAAAGTTTAGGTAAAAACAAAACCTTAGTAATGTTGTTTTTTAATGCTAGTTTAAGAACTAGATTAAGCACCGAAAAAGCTGCTAAAAACCTAGGAATGGATGTTATTTGTTTACAAATTAGTAACTCTTGGAATTTAGAATTTGAAGACGGAACTGTGATGAATTTATCAACATCTGAACATATTAAAGAAGCTGCAAAAGTAATTGCCCAATATGCAGATATAATTGCGGTAAGAGCATTTCCTACATTAAAAGACAAAGAGTTGGATTATGCAGAAGTAATTATGAATAGTTTCTCAAAATACGCAGATGTTCCTGTAGTTAATTTAGAGAGCTCTACAGCACATCCATTACAAGCATTAGCGGATGCCATTACTATAAATGAATTTAATTCAGATGCAATACCAAATGTTGTTTTGTCTTGGGCACCACATCCTAAAGCCTTACCGCAATCTGTTGCAAATTCTTTTGTAAACATGATGCAAAAATTACCTGTAAACCTAACAATTACACATCCGGAAGGTTATGAATTAAGTACTGAAATCACTAAAGACACTCAAGTAAGTTACGATCAGGAAGAGGCTTTAAAAAATGCAGATTTTGTTTATGTAAAAAACTGGAGTTCATATACGGATTACGGACAAATATTGAGTCAAGATAGCGATTGGATGATCACACAACATAAGCTTAATAATGCTAAATTTATGCATTGCTTACCTGTTAGAAGAAATGTTGTTGTTGAAGATGCAGTCTTAGATTCTGATAATTCTTTAGTAATAAATCAGGCAAACAATAGAACATATGCAGCTCAGGTTGTTTTAAAAAACATCCTCGAAAACTTATAA
- a CDS encoding GNAT family N-acetyltransferase: MEIIIADISHKIYAEEICTTIENAAKIRGTGIAKRKPEYIISKMEKGNAVIALDGNTFAGFCYIESWGHGKFVANSGLIVHPKFRGLGLSKKIKQKIFDHSRTKFPHSKIFSITTGLAVMKLNSNLGYKPVTFSELTTDQTFWDGCKTCVNYDVLTRTEQKMCLCTGMLYDPATENKNQPKKIKEKTFTRLKSIKQHLFLKKEKK, from the coding sequence ATGGAAATCATTATTGCCGATATATCACATAAAATTTACGCAGAAGAAATTTGTACTACCATAGAAAATGCAGCTAAAATTAGAGGTACAGGTATTGCAAAGAGAAAACCAGAATATATTATTTCTAAAATGGAAAAAGGTAACGCAGTTATCGCTCTAGATGGAAATACATTTGCTGGTTTTTGTTATATAGAATCTTGGGGACATGGAAAATTTGTTGCCAATTCTGGATTAATCGTTCATCCAAAATTTAGAGGTTTAGGCTTGTCAAAGAAAATAAAGCAAAAGATTTTTGACCATTCAAGAACTAAATTTCCACATTCTAAAATATTCAGTATTACTACTGGATTAGCGGTTATGAAATTGAACAGTAATTTAGGGTATAAACCTGTTACTTTTTCGGAACTAACTACAGATCAAACGTTTTGGGATGGATGTAAAACCTGCGTCAATTATGATGTTCTGACTAGAACAGAACAAAAGATGTGTTTATGTACGGGAATGTTATATGACCCTGCGACCGAAAATAAAAATCAACCTAAGAAAATCAAAGAAAAAACATTCACTAGGTTGAAAAGTATCAAACAACATTTATTCTTAAAAAAAGAGAAAAAATGA
- the argC gene encoding N-acetyl-gamma-glutamyl-phosphate reductase, with product MIKAGIIGGAGYTAGELIRLLIHHKEVKIDFVFSTSNSGNPISAIHQDLVGSIDQKFTDTINTNIDVLFLCLGHGNSGKFLAEHQFSDTTKIIDLSNEFRLVNDKVFQGNEYVYGLPEINKEEIKGANYIANPGCFATAIQLAIAPLASKKLITNNIHVNAVTGATGAGTSLSKTTHFTWRDNNFSYYKPFTHQHLGEIYQTIEKFQSESKHQVLFLPNRGNFSRGIFATVYTEFSGSAKEAIKIYKEFYKDAAFTFVADQTLHLKQVVNTNKCLVHVHKHENQLLITSCIDNLLKGASGQAVQNMNLMFGFEETEGLQLKANFF from the coding sequence ATGATTAAAGCTGGAATTATAGGTGGAGCTGGTTATACAGCAGGAGAATTAATTAGATTATTAATACATCATAAAGAAGTAAAAATTGATTTTGTCTTTAGTACTTCAAATTCTGGTAATCCAATTAGCGCGATTCATCAAGATTTAGTTGGATCTATAGATCAAAAATTTACAGACACAATTAATACTAATATTGATGTTTTATTCTTGTGCTTAGGACACGGGAATTCAGGAAAATTTCTTGCGGAGCATCAATTTTCTGATACTACAAAAATTATTGATTTAAGTAATGAATTCAGACTTGTAAACGATAAAGTATTTCAAGGAAATGAATACGTATATGGCTTACCTGAAATCAATAAAGAGGAAATAAAAGGCGCAAATTATATTGCAAATCCAGGTTGTTTTGCTACCGCAATTCAATTAGCTATTGCTCCTTTAGCCTCAAAAAAACTAATCACAAATAACATTCATGTAAATGCTGTTACTGGTGCAACTGGAGCAGGAACTAGTTTATCGAAAACAACACATTTTACCTGGAGAGATAATAATTTCTCCTATTACAAGCCTTTTACGCATCAACATTTAGGAGAGATTTATCAAACTATAGAAAAATTTCAATCAGAGAGTAAACACCAAGTTTTGTTCTTACCGAATAGAGGAAACTTTTCTAGAGGAATATTTGCTACTGTGTACACTGAGTTTTCAGGTTCAGCAAAAGAAGCTATTAAAATTTATAAAGAATTTTACAAAGACGCTGCTTTCACTTTTGTTGCTGACCAAACTTTACATCTGAAGCAAGTAGTAAATACCAATAAATGTTTAGTGCATGTTCATAAACATGAGAATCAATTATTAATCACAAGTTGTATTGATAATTTATTAAAAGGAGCTTCTGGACAAGCAGTACAAAACATGAATTTAATGTTTGGTTTTGAAGAAACAGAAGGATTACAATTAAAAGCTAACTTTTTCTAA
- a CDS encoding 2TM domain-containing protein gives MRSKEKLFSIKYFQKEITHTLKLTFGFGFFFWLVGGTYTVRLLWVSIGISAMYSFVLALTQGVVNDYLSSKWDWITQTNQRVWSGILFTVLYTVPVILAINYVLFVKIQGMPSEDFFKKGMIWTHLFWIQFSFGVSAFLHARDFMFNWKRAASQETKQQQIVAKTETAKFETLKSQIDPHFLFNSLNVLTSLIGENPNQAEKFTTKLSKVYRYVLEQRNKELIPLTEELKFAKTYMELLQMRFEDALEFEVPTSVSNGDLKIVPLSLQLLLENAVKHNVVSSSKPLRISIYEDNGYLKIENNVNPKEAIGKKSTKVGLQNIADRYGLISNERVHIANDNKTFTVSLPLLINTKDIMKISDNFENNSYIKAVERVEKMKEFYRNLASYLICIPFFIFINLRFSPQFHWFYFPIIGWGIGVLFHGLEVYNYNIFLGKDWEERKIKELMDKDKY, from the coding sequence ATGAGATCAAAAGAAAAACTATTTTCAATTAAATATTTTCAAAAAGAAATAACACATACGTTAAAATTAACTTTTGGATTTGGATTTTTCTTTTGGCTAGTTGGTGGTACATATACAGTTCGATTATTATGGGTTTCTATAGGGATTTCTGCCATGTATTCATTTGTTCTTGCACTTACCCAAGGCGTTGTAAATGATTATTTGAGTAGTAAATGGGATTGGATTACACAAACCAATCAAAGGGTTTGGTCAGGTATTCTATTTACGGTCTTGTACACAGTTCCTGTAATATTAGCAATAAATTATGTTCTTTTTGTGAAGATACAAGGAATGCCTTCTGAAGATTTCTTTAAAAAAGGAATGATTTGGACACATTTATTTTGGATTCAGTTTTCTTTTGGAGTTTCTGCTTTTTTACATGCACGTGATTTTATGTTCAATTGGAAAAGAGCTGCAAGTCAAGAAACAAAACAACAACAAATTGTAGCTAAAACAGAAACGGCAAAATTTGAAACTTTAAAAAGTCAGATAGATCCACATTTTTTATTCAATAGTTTGAATGTATTGACTTCTTTAATTGGTGAAAATCCGAATCAGGCTGAAAAGTTTACCACCAAATTATCTAAGGTATATCGATATGTTTTAGAGCAAAGAAATAAAGAATTAATTCCGTTAACAGAAGAATTAAAATTTGCTAAAACCTATATGGAATTACTACAGATGCGTTTTGAAGATGCTTTAGAATTTGAAGTACCAACTTCGGTAAGTAATGGAGACTTAAAAATAGTGCCATTATCCTTACAGTTATTACTAGAAAATGCTGTAAAACATAATGTAGTTTCGAGTTCCAAGCCATTACGAATTTCTATATATGAAGATAACGGATATTTAAAAATAGAAAATAACGTAAATCCTAAAGAAGCCATAGGAAAAAAGAGTACGAAGGTGGGGCTTCAAAATATAGCAGATCGATATGGACTTATATCTAACGAAAGAGTTCATATAGCAAATGATAATAAAACATTTACAGTGAGTTTACCACTGTTAATTAATACAAAAGACATTATGAAAATTTCAGATAATTTTGAGAACAATAGTTATATAAAAGCGGTGGAGCGCGTTGAAAAAATGAAAGAGTTTTATAGAAACTTGGCTTCATATTTAATTTGTATTCCCTTCTTTATTTTTATAAACTTAAGATTTTCACCACAATTTCACTGGTTTTATTTTCCAATTATTGGTTGGGGAATAGGTGTATTATTTCATGGTTTAGAAGTGTACAATTACAATATCTTTTTAGGTAAAGATTGGGAAGAACGTAAGATTAAAGAATTAATGGATAAAGATAAATACTAA